In Babesia microti strain RI chromosome IV, complete genome, the sequence CAAATTCGTCTCTCCCCTCACTCTCAAAAGCAACCTAATTAGCTTCGAAACTGAGTGGACTAAACTAGTTTTATGCGATGATACTATTAAAACACGTCATAGGGGGGGTACTGATAGTAAGAATATCGGCAATATGAATTCACTTGTCGGATTGGCACTAGTGGAAGTTGCTAGGGTCCACTTTACCTTTGTGGATTCATTTGTGCAAATAAAGCTTTACGAATCATTTACCAACCTGTTAAAGTTAGGGGTTTCTCAAGGCGTTAAGGCGGTTACTGATGTCATAGAATTTGCCAAGATCAAGCTCACTAGTGCTGGGGGAACTGGTAGATTAGGCCCGTTTGCTGCTATTTTCTTTTCCCCTAACAATTTGGAGCTGCTGGTGAATAACATCACGAGCATTCCCATTCATCGTTTTTCAAAGGTCCACTATAAATATCTGAATTCTCTGAGCTCGCTATTGTACCATTGTTTAAACTCTTCACAAACTGCAAGAGTGGTCCAACCGGTAATTCAAAAGTATTTGGAGAATCTGCTAAAAATCGTTATATCAAGCGTCAAAGAATCGCACAGCGTATCGAAACGTGCAATCTTAGACGCGTTTAATTACTTGGCAAAATGCACTGATGCTGAGAACACTTTTACTATGTTATTAGAAAGGATTAAAACTGCTAAAACTAATAACTCCATAACAGTATGTTGCTCTATTTGTATGTTGCACCTAGTGACCATGCTTACTGATAAGGGTTCAACTCTTAGTAGTCTTGGCATGAATTCTCAGCATAAACAAGACTCTTTGCCACAAATATTGGTCCAGGTTGTTAAAGACTTGGAACCATTACTGAACACGTGTACCGTTTCATATGTttacataataaaaattttcaagaatataattaaatcgGATGTTCTAAGTCCATTTAATGTAACTAATATCGTTTTGCCTTCAGTTATGAAACTTCTGAGCAATGAAGAATTGGTCAGTAGGCACAGGGTACATGTAAGGAGATTGCTCGCTAAAATGGCAATGAGGATTGATCAATCCGCTTTATGGAAGGAAATACCCAAATTTGCTGCGGGTTTACTATCATCAGCTATCAAATCTATCTCTAAATCTAATATCATTTCCGCTTCATCTGCAGCTGATAGTAGTGACCAGGAATCTCAATTGGAGAATGATGAGTCAGTATTTACGTTGCATCATTTGGACGTGCTCCTGAATGGTCCAAACTCAATATACAACATTAAGAGTGTCAATTTTGGCGGAAAGGTGCCCAAGGATTTTAAAGATGCCAAACATATGAAATCCAGTAAGATCGCTGTCAAGGGTGTCAAGGTCAGAGTCAAAAAGGCCGAGGAAAGGAAGAAGGGCTTGAAGAAGGTGAAGATCAAAAAACAACTTACCAAGCAACCCTTCAAGTACATTAAGTTGACCCCAAAAATGATTCACGAGAAGAACAAGAACGAGACGCTAAAAAAACTATCGCTAAAAAGGTAATCTCACATTTATAGTTAAACCATACAGAATAGCCAAcctttttaatttttagttagTAGGAGGTGATTCACTTATTAGCTCTACTGTGgaattttaaatacatacTTGCTATATTAACTTGTTAGGTTCTAACTATTCAATATGTTATCCATATATAGTTTTATGTAAAGTGTGTGTATGGTAAAGTcgtatattgatatataatggCGTAATGTAAACTATGTTTATCACCTAGTCCggataataaatatattaagtTATTATAACGGGATAAGACAACAATATGAAAGCAAGTATCAATATTACTCTGTAATAAGGGCAGGATATtgtaatgaaattattatttctaGGGTTATGAGTTTAGGTAAATTAGTAAACAAATTAGTCGTTGTCAaactataattaatatataatggcTTCTAGCATTAGTGATGCTAAACGATAATTAaaagtaaataaatactaatttaggatAAAGATGGGATTTTATGGTAAGGATTTCATTGATTTAggttcaaaatttattgtttgaTGTATAGGATTAATCTTCTTTAGTGCAGTGCCTGTTTTTGCCAAAATATATGccattaattatatatttataatcatCAACAGATCTCTAAGATCATATGCACATGcttatataatatataacattatgcaatattctcatttaaataactaattatagTTCATAGTGTTACATGTTGATGCGCATTactacataataatattacatgAAAAAGGCTAATCTATTATTACACTCACTCTGAGTTATCgtaatacaataattggCAATACATGTCAATACATAGTATTAGACACGCATATgtattacaaaataattatataattctaTGTAATGAATTAATGTCAGAAAAAAACTAcatgtataattttcaaaaattacagtataataattattattgcaAAATGCACTCAAATATCACTAGTATCACTAATTTCAGTTGATCTAGTAGATACCAATTGTAACATGTATTGGTGTAACGACTTTGGTATATATGAAATACTCCGCACAACATCGGCATCGCACTCATCAACTGTCTTAAATATGACCTGGCGTAATTCGTTTGCAAGGAACAGCGAAATATATCGCATACAACACTCCCGTACGGTGTAGGCGCCTGGATGTGTATTGTGGTAAAAAATTCACTCATATAATcttttattaaaatatgatgTCAGTTTCCTACCTAATAAATGAGAGAGTAGTAACACCGCTGCCACATTCCGATCAGTGAGGTGTTTGAACGAGGGgctgaaaattttataagaAAGGGACTGAAAACACCCAGGAACctatgttatttaaaatcaCAATAAAATAGCAAGTCGGTATTAGCTTTATCGAATTTATATTTCCAATATAAgcattttaaatatgataaacaAGCACATACCTTATATTCATTTTGCCGCGACTCATAGGCATTCAGTTTTTCAATAGAGAGTAGTTGCGCAGTTTTTGAGCAGACTTGAGTGAACAGTGCAAAGTTATCAACCTGGCCAACTAATTCCACATTTTTGGTGCAGTATCTTATATAACTATCCAATTGTGCCAACATATCGTGATCAGTGGATACTTCGCCATAATTCTTTATCATAATCCTCAAACAACTTTGAATCCTACTCAAAACGTGCCCAGGGTCTACTTTAGAGCCGTATATTTCTGGTGTCAATAACGccatttgtaaattttgtacaGTGAAGATCCAGGAATCTGTTCTAGTGTTGTTGTTACTGCTAAAATTGTTGCGTACTAAACTGCCTACGTTACTGGTAATTATGTCCAGTAAGACTCTCCAGGCATTGATGTTGAATAGTTCCATCATATTAGCCCGAGATTCCTAAATAAGCAACAGTTTACaatcaataaatcatttgcTATATTATCCGCCAATTTGTTAATGTCCAGCAGCATAGCAGAGCCGCTAGAATTTGCCCAGTAGTACAACCGCTGCACCTCGCGCGACTCGTTAATCAAATGGTCCAGCGTAACGTCAATTACATCGTGTACTTCGcaattgaatgattttcCTGAAAGAATCCTGTTTGCATCGCCCAGTTCAATTAGCTTCAATTGCCACGCACCTCTATCATTCTGTTCCAATAATCCACACAGGGCCATTGACACGCCACACACTTCTTTCACTCACGTCTGTGCGGcaatatgtaatttgtcACTTTCGCACTAATTAGTCGTAGTTTCTACAAtgattatacataaatagtCATAAAAATActgtatacaaaatttcaaaatgtaaaaaagATATTTACATCATATACGCCCAACATCCAACAGAATGTGATTCCAACTTCAAATTTAGCTGGATACATTCAAGTCTAGTTCACCCTTAGAAAACATCAAAAATCAGTCTTAAATAATATTCTCTATCACTCCGATCATATAATCACAGACGTACAAATATCGAGTGAAGTGACAGCTAAAAGTTGTATTAAGTAATGACTTAGCCACAAAAATTGTTGCTTAAGAAAGGCAGAATTTGACACAGATCCAAATTACTAAGTgttttgcgataattaaTGTACAATCATAGATGTCCCTCCTCAGTTTGAGCAATCATGGCTTCAACCCGTTTGGCATCGCCCTTTAGCCCCTCTATTGCCTTGGACTCATCCATCACAAGTCCAGCCAACTCAATCAGTCCGCTATTAGAAAGGATGATCTCCTGTCCAATTGTTGCGCAGCATGTCCTATACAGGGCGACGGCATTGCTCAGGTCCTTGTCCACagtatcaatatcatctaTGTTTTCAACGTCAATGCCTTCATTTTGTAAAGCTAGCATGGCCGCTTTCTGAGCACCCGCTATGCTGGGCATGGATAGTGCCAGTGCAAGAGGTGCTATTTTATCTAGTTTAAGTGCCACATGTGAATGAGCACCCTTTTCACTGTACTCTACAATCACAGAAGATGGATTTACTCCACCTTTAGACACTATTCCCAACATGTATGAACAAGTCTTTGCAGAATATACACTACGTGATTGCCATATctttatacattttatgTAACTATTCATGTGTTCACATCCAATGGCTGCGGCGAATTGTAGCGATGGTAACAGGAATACATCCAAACCAGTACGGACGATTGTACCAGATTCGGTGGGATACTTCCACAGCGAATCAGAATGCATTTGCACTAGGTGattgaataaataaaaCACAGCTAGTCGATTATGCGGTAGTGATGGATCTTTGAATTGGAAAAGCATCATTTTTAGCAGTGGGCTCGGGGGGTAAATGAACTTGCTAACCAAATTGTACATTGTCTCCACGGCAATCTTGCTGGTGTCCATAAGCCGCAGTCGCTGTGCAATTTCCAGCTCCGGGAACTCCCTATTTGACATGTCAAGCAAATTCTGTTGAGTCCAATTTGTCATCTTATCCTTATGTACCTCCAAATATTCCCGTGTTAGAGGCGATAGACATGAACAGTCTAAATTGCTTCCACTAGTGGTAGGGGTTGAGCTCTGGGATTGTTTAGCCGGGTTAGTGAGAGCAGATATTTTGGCCAGTATTCCAGAGTATAGTGACGCCGTGTCTGGTGGCATCTCACTAAACCGTTTGTCCATTGTAGGCAAAGcttacaattaatttgttgaCTATAATATGGCAGTTGTATAGGGTAATTTATTGGCATCAAATGTGATGTTTATTATCTTCAATAAAAACGGTTGAATTCGTTGTGTTTTTACTCATGATTATTAAGTGCCTATGGGACGTATGATCACGTGATGCCatttttattgaaaaaGTGAGGCACTCATGATCAATTAATGAGTTGGTAAGATGAAGGTCgtgtacaatttttttaatatatgtgGAAAATCTATTCTCACAGAGAttaaaatgccaaattgccaaaaataGTGAGTTTGTGTGAGTTGCTGGgtaattgtaataaatgtaGCATGcagaaattttttgttgtcataaaattttaatgatatataatatggtTTATAAACCCTAGAtggaaataaaattatatcagtatataaattttatttattgtagCACAGGATGGGCACTACAGTATGACTGAAGGCCCACACATTTTTTCCGTAAAACAGAATTTATCATGTTAGCGAGATGCTGTCTTCAGGGGAGGGAAAACCTTTCGATATTTTCAGAATATCCATATCCGATCTCTTCCAAACGGTCGAATATCTCCTTACCACTTATACAGACACTTCTAAATATGCCAACCGATTTTACCGCAACGCGCTAGTGGTAATAATCCATTTACTCAGATATCAAACACTGATTTTGATCTCTTAGAAAAGTGGAAATGTAGAGAGGATTCGAAAATTGAAGTAACTACACGTTAACTTAGCCACACAAGGTGGAGTCTTTTTATCGTAATTTGATTCTAATTGTCGAACGCTTTGCCACGGATGGcattgatgatattgaagAAGATGATCCTATAGTTATGATTTTCAAGGGTTTGATATACCTATCCATTCTGTCTAGGTACTATGACTTTGGTATAACCTGCATGAGGGTTATTTCTTATCACTATAAAAGCAGCAATTATAGGCATCGTGaatttgctaaaattgCCATGAGAAACACCTTCCCTTCCATCTTCAAAAGGTTTGTTTTTGTTACCAACCCCCCCAAAATAAATCCTCAATTGCCATCCAAAACACTTAGCATTCAAAGTACAACATCAGACGTTGTGCGcccaaaaaaatcaaatggTATTGGTTGCAGAATTAATAATGCTGAGGTTTTCAACTTTGGAAGGAAGAAATTTGATTCAGttattagattttttgCATGCAAGTCCTCAAAGTCATTGCAATACACCAAAACGCCCCGTCGTGTATCAATCAGGCATCAATTGGTATTGTACTAATCACTTAGGATGTGGAGATAAATGATGCATGTTTAGCATACATAACTTCCTTGGCTACCATAAATTCGGATATTTCGgaatttttgaatgattCCGTAATTGTAACTACAAAAATACTACATCACACTCCTTGGTCATTAGAAGCATTAAAACTCACTAGAATGGCATGCAAATCGGAAGATAACACTATAAAGTGTATATCATATGGGCTTAATGTGGTAATTACTTTATTTACTCAGTTCATGAATACGCTAACATTTAACTATAAGAAGGAGCCCCCGGATAAAGTAATCTCATTCTCTTTCATCTTATCGATTATAAGGTAGACAATTAGTTATATAGCTCATTTTTGGCTGTGAAGCATAGATTGTTGTGTTATGAGAGTGTTCAATTGGACAATATCATATACAATAGTGATTTCTACgtgaaaatattgtttgatGGAATTCGCAGTATTATTGGTTTCCATCATCCCACAACTGAGATACAATGCCATCATGTACGTCTTTCTCATGTTATATGATGTACACTTATATTAACACCagtattatatacatatacgCCATCATTTTGTATGGATATGTACAAAGTGGGATACAAAACAATAAACCAGATCTAAATTATCCCAATTTGTTTTTACTAATTAATCCAGGTATTCCTATGTGTGGAGATGATGAAATgtctatatttaatattcaAAACGAACCATGAAATACTCCTCGAGTGTTGCTACACATTTCACATTGTGGACATTCTTTTAGTGGCGTTAAAGGAAACAGAGGCTCAGCCAGAAATACTCGGTACTTCTGCCGAAGGGATTGCTATTGTTCTGGGTTATGAGGATACCAGGAATGAATTCATTGCATATGTTTCTAAGGAGACTTCATACTTTGTACCATTACTctcatattttaaaatgaaatGGGAACAATACCACAATTCACTCGCAGAAATTGCTAaactttttaatttatttctaaTACTTAGCAATGAAGGGGATCCTATAGCTAAGGATATCAATCATCAATTGGAAATTAATGGACGAGATGAATGCTTGTTATATGGCGTTGAAATAGGTGGTGAAATTGGATTAGAATGCATAAAATGCTTATCCCTGTGTAAAACATACACGATTGACACTATTATTAGTCTCAGAAATGTTATGGGCATGAAAACATTTTTCGATGACGCGTCCCTGGAGATGATAGGGTACATAATTAAGATATTGACAAAAGTTGTATCTGGATGTGATGTTGAGCTACCAGAAGGGGAAATTGCGGAAATTTTGGAGGCAATTCTACTGATCTTGACCACAAGCTTGCTTTTGGAGGAAAAATTATGCGTGTAAGTTCGCATTCACCCAGTAAAAATGCCATGTTTGCCAGAAGTTGTGCTGCCCAATTCATAGTAACTCTTGGGTACACCAAAACTGGAAAAGAGCTACTCCGTGAATCCTGCGCCAAAATATGTCATGTACTGTTTTTAGAACAAGAAAACTGTCCGTTCAACCATATAGATTTGCCTGTGGAACGCATTTGTGATGGGGTTTCAACGCCGTTGATGGTATTGGATATGGTTACTTTTGTTGGTGACACTCCCAGGGAAGTTATCAAACCTAACGTCAAGCAGGCCTTTCGTGTAGTGTCTGCACTGGCTGATTATTGTCAACACTTGTCTGGCAACGGTCCGTCACATGAAAATAAGTTATCAGAGCCAGAATCGCTTaagaatattttaaaaaactGCATTGACTGTGAGCAGGATTTCTTCCAACCCATAAACGAACTAGAACCAATCTACACTGGTTCCTCCAGTGTTAGTGATAAGGATAAAAGGGAAATGCCAACAAGCAACGCCGAAGGCCTAACCTCCAATGCCAGTGAATTCGTAGAGTACGACCTACTTGAAAAGTTGCTAGATTACTTGTCAAAAGGACGAGATCTAAAAAATTACGGTGTAACAGATAAGTCCAGTTCGGAGTACTTTGTTGGATTGTTGAAGGGAGATAAAATAACTTTTGAGAGGGAAGAGAAACCTAAATTGCCACTCCTTGGCGATTGGTTCGTAAAAAATGCCCGTGGCGATATATGCACTGGCAAGGATCTAGACAAGGCTGTTACAGAGAACGATACATCTATGCTAACCTTGTGCAAGATTTCATATGCCTCTGCCTGCGGAATAACATTGGCAAACTATCAGAAAGAGTCGGAACTAACGGAAGATGGTGGCAATAACACgaacaaaatattaccaACAAATCTTGTCTGGTCAAATTGCTACCTTAAAAAGCTGAACCCTTGTTTTATCGCTGCCGCCTATCTACGCTGTTTATACGGACTGCTGCATAGTAACGCTgccaataataaatatgtttgtgacaaatttaaacaacCGGCATTCGTACGCAAgataatcattataataacaaatataccTTTGTTGGAGTGTAATTTGTATTCCAAGTTCTTCGCAGTGACCCAAAAGGCGTTGTCATTTGAACCTTTGCAGCACGTTAGacatacaattatataggTTGAATCGATGGATATGGCTGTTGTGTATGATATAGTCTCGGGTACATGTAATAAGGcaatttcaacaattttaccatATTTATCTGCTGGGCCTAACGTATTGTTCGACCTTAAGATGTCAAATTTGCTTGTGTTTGTAGAACagttgatgaaattattatatttgttggtAACCCAGACTccatatatcaaattttccGACAAATTCACCGTTCAGCAATGGTGCGTTGAAAAGTGTCTGACTAGATTTATCACTACACAAACTCTGGAATTTATTCACTTAATACTTAACCAAATTCTCACATTGGAGACTGGATCTTTCCGCGGTACGTTTGTGGCGCATTATTACGATGCGGTGACTAGTAAGAGCATTGAGGGCTTCTGTTTGAAGATTTTGCAGGGTATTATGTGTACTTGTCCGTCCACAAGGCGTTTTGAGGCTctttatcatatattagAGGTAACAAAAGTACAACATATttcaaaatacatatatgtATAACTTTATATTGTGATTGAATCTAAAAgttgcaataaattttggtCTGATAATCACAATTTATATCGATTTTTATGGGTTGGTAATTTAATTCACCAATTGAATGATCCATTCTGTCGATTTTTATGGAAGTTATGTATGATCCTATCCATTTTATGAggaaattataatatattattcaCACGATTTACATAGGCCAAGGAATCAGGTTCTATAGTGTACCGTCAAACTTTGATCGATGAATTGGTGATCAGCTCATATTATGAAAGATATCGAATTGCATATCAGGGATACATTGCGGAAGTTGAACATGTCCCAGAGGCCGTTACAACCGTTTCCAAAGTCATCTGCAAGATACACTCTGATAAGATCCCTTTTACCGAGCGTCTGCTCCTCCTTTCTACGCACAACATCCACATACTCGAACTTCCCAAGCCACAACATTTCGATGACTTGGACCACGTTAAGTTAGATATCAAACACGCACTAAAGGGGAAATATATActgaaaaaattgtctgaaattatcatatacGAATCTCTAACCGAAAATGTGTCTATCCAAAGTACTCAATCCACTAGCACTTATGACAACGAAAACGATGCTCTAAATTTGACTTGTAAGATAGTTCCCACAAGTCTTTGTTATATGAGACTAAAGGTGGATTGTGATGTGGTTGAGCTAATTTTTACCAAATCGGCAGATTATCACAATCTATTGGCCAAGCTCTCTCATGTCAAACCAACTATAACTAAATTACCAGAGGCACTactaaaatcaattaacaTAACCACTTTACAGTGTGACAAGTTTGATAAAGTGTTGTCGTTGGGTTGGGAGCAATTATCAGTGTACTCGTTTGACTGGCAGAAGGGGGAGGAGTCAGCACCTGAAACACACGAATTTGGCATGTTAGAAAAGGTTACGTTTGGAGAAAATCTCACAGTTTTAGTAAAATTTAAAGATTCCAAAGAAAAATCACTTACTTTTTTGTCTGATTCTTCACTGCAATCGTTCAAACGAGCATTAGCACAGGCACTTTATAATCTCGAAAACTCAGGGCAAGTTCTGCGTGATTTAGGAAATGGAAACGCACTATTGACTTCCACTAGTGACTTTTGTAActtaattgcaaaatttatgCAAAATAAACTGATTTTATCCGATATGCACACACCAAATGTACtttgttatttaattttaactgGGGATCGGTGTTGGCATAGTGTAGTTGATGGTTGCGTTTGTCTAATGTGCAGTATTATGATATATGTTATCCATTTTTCATTTACTCTAACTAAGTActaaatacaatatatattcagTGATTATAGTTGCCCTAATTAACATGATTGTATTTATACGTACAATGttgtttatttaataaGACACGTATACTTACTagtttaaatatgtttggTTTAATCACCATCTCTATCCTTAAGCAAGATTATAGATTGTGAATTTAGATACCGGGGGTTCCcatagataatatttaccagTGTTATATTATGGCCAACAATACAATCTCAGGGTTAATTACTATTTTCATATTGACATATCtagaatatataatggACGTTGTGATTTGTACATGGGATTAGGACTATTAAGGGGgtataatatttcaaaagTTTGTAGAAAACAACCAGTGATACTATAATAGAGATAATTAGTTACACTTGAATGTATACGGTAGCATCGCTCGTAAGTAGTGctacataaaatatatgttatgtaaataattttaatcgTGTTTGCAAAACAGCAAATGTGGTATTTAAGCGTAAACGTTTTATATCATCggatatattatttaatgacAATCAATTGCTTTGGCACTTTATAGTTAAATATGATGATTAGTAATACATAAATACTATCATACAAACAACTGTCATTATATAATAGCATAATTATGTCAAATATCgtgtataattaaaattgtatttttgtttgATGATAACATATGTGTTGTTAGAATTACAAATCGCATAGGCAATTTATAAAACTGTATCgataatatattactaaTCAGCAAATTCAACACGATTATACATGAGcttgtatattttaaattgtatatatgatGTAAATCAAAACACTTAACTACCCAACGTTTTTAGCATTTAAATGGCGTCAATAACACAATTGACACACTTTACTCACATTAATATACTAAACGATTGATTATACCACCTTGCACTGTAATTGTTGCCAgtaaataacaattgcaGTTTTACAGTGAATTGGCACCATCACCTGCcataaatttaacaaattactTATATTAACGGCACTTATGATACCCACTATTAATATTCCTTATACAATAGTGACAtctataattaatttcacTTTGGAAAGTCTAACCCCGCCTATGATTtacataatatactattagCATCTGGGTGTATCAAATACCCTAAATCAACCggtttaaaaaatttcaacacaacattcaatatttatcatatataattttatattcatactTTCTAGACGGTACACACGTATTTctataacatataaaaaCACTAACATTCATTGTCTAATCAACCTATGTACCTATTAGATCGCAGTTTGAACGCTCAAAACATCTTACATGCATGTATTCATTTGTTACAGCATTGCACACAATTAGCATACATTTACTAAGTAACACCGtcctatatataacaatcaAATTTACTTTATTCGCTCTAAATTACAATGCACAAACataaacataaaataaaaattaaacaaattttacgaatattacaaatttattataatggTAGTGTATTTACAGGTAAAATCGAGTAGTCGAAATCCATGATATCACTTATTCACTagattaatttatataaaatgggCGTATGAGTCAGTAACGCATATCGCAGTGACTCGTGTAGTGATCGTGTTCGGGCAACACGGCTATTTCGGATTTTCCGCGGCAATTGATGCCTTTAGGATTATAGTGCACCTCTGAGCCATAATAACTATATGAGTTAGCATAATCTTTATCATGACCTCCATTTCTATTCTTGCTCCGAAGCAGTATCTCATCATCAATGGTACCCTCACCGTCACCTTCCTTGTTTAGGGATTTGTAAAAATCCTTTGAGAGATAAATAAACTTTTTCAGCAAATCATTTAGTAGACCACGTTGCTCGATCTCATCCTTCACAGACTCTGATAGCCCCTGTAAGGATTGTTCAATGCGCTGTTTGATGTAGTTTAGCTTGTAAGGCATGGCCAAACACTCCCTGAGCCTAGTCTCTACTGCTATGGAGCGTATGAAACCCAGAAGTCGCACATCGCACTGCTGGCTACGCAACTTAGCAATTTCCTCTTCCAGTTCCATTTTCCTTTCTGTATATGATGAAGATTTAATCCTCAGCTTTTCTACTTCCTCCTCGCCCTTCATGATTTGATCCTCCAGTGTCTCATCATTTTGCTTCAGCTTATCTCGCTCCTTCTCCAGTTCATCCAGAGCATCCTGGAAAGATGTATTCATTGCGGGTTGGGATGTGGATTTAGGAGCTCTTTCCAAGAAACTTTTAGCATGGCTTATTTGCGTTTTGATTACTTTCAACATATTTCTCACCCTGGCGAGTTCGTTGGTTTTATCAAGCAACGACTTGAGAGTTTTGGTGAGGATGGACTTGTATTCAACTGCCTTGTTCTCAATTTCTTTCTTCTCATGCATGATCTCGAATAACTCGTGTGATGTTATCTGTGGGATTATTTCCGTCAGGGAGTTTAGGAATTTTTTGCAGGTTTCAGAGATTTCTACAAACTTATATAGCATATCCTTGCCCATGCTGTAGACCATTAGCACTTTATCAATGGCAATTTCTATCTGACTGAGTGTCATTTTGTATTCTATCAGACAATTCAACAATGTAGCACATTGTTCAAATAGAGAAGTATTTGTGCCATAGAACCTATTTTCATTGAGGAgtaaatacaatttttctACAAATTGATTTCCTATCCCTATACCACTGAGATACCCAGCCACTGAATCCGTCCCCTTTAAATGATTAGTCAGGCTCAAATCCAGATCTTCAAAGTAATGGAAACATTTGCTTATATAATCCAATATTGATTCATATACAGTACTGTATATACATAACCTTGATTGTAAAACTTGGGCCGTGATATTCAATGATGGAAATGACTTTTTAAAGTCCATCTCCTCCTTGACATCAATTTCTCTGGCTGTGGATACGGAGTACCAACAGTCTGGCATACGATCCACTGGATTAGTGAATGGAGTAATTTTCTCGTCAAAGAAATCCAGCGACTTTATATCATCGGATTTACCGTAACTTGACGAGTGCAATGCAaccaaatttatccaaaaagGGTCGTAATTACACTCCACTTCA encodes:
- a CDS encoding conserved Plasmodium protein, unknown function (overlaps_old_locusTagID:BBM_III05220) translates to MLSSGEGKPFDIFRISISDLFQTVEYLLTTYTDTSKYANRFYRNALVISNTDFDLLEKWKCREDSKIEPHKVESFYRNLILIVERFATDGIDDIEEDDPIVMIFKGLIYLSILSRYYDFGITCMRVISYHYKSSNYRHREFAKIAMRNTFPSIFKRFVFVTNPPKINPQLPSKTLSIQSTTSDVVRPKKSNGIGCRINNAEVFNFGRKKFDSVIRFFACKSSKSLQYTKTPRRVSIRHQLDVEINDACLAYITSLATINSDISEFLNDSVIVTTKILHHTPWSLEALKLTRMACKSEDNTIKCISYGLNVFMNTLTFNYKKEPPDKVISFSFILSIISSFLAVKHRLLCYESVQLDNIIYNSDFYVKILFDGIRSIIGFHHPTTEIQCHHVFLCVEMMKCLYLIFKTNHEILLECCYTFHIVDILLVALKETEAQPEILGTSAEGIAIVLGYEDTRNEFIAYVSKETSYFVPLLSYFKMKWEQYHNSLAEIAKLFNLFLILSNEGDPIAKDINHQLEINGRDECLLYGVEIGGEIGLECIKCLSLCKTYTIDTIISLRNVMGMKTFFDDASLEMIGYIIKILTKVVSGCDVELPEGEIAEILEAILLILTTSLLLEEKLCVKNAMFARSCAAQFIVTLGYTKTGKELLRESCAKICHVLFLEQENCPFNHIDLPVERICDGVSTPLMVLDMVTFVGDTPREVIKPNVKQAFRVVSALADYCQHLSGNGPSHENKLSEPESLKNILKNCIDCEQDFFQPINELEPIYTGSSSVSDKDKREMPTSNAEGLTSNASEFVEYDLLEKLLDYLSKGRDLKNYGVTDKSSSEYFVGLLKGDKITFEREEKPKLPLLGDWFVKNARGDICTGKDLDKAVTENDTSMLTLCKISYASACGITLANYQKESELTEDGGNNTNKILPTNLVWSNCYLKKLNPCFIAAAYLRCLYGLLHSNAANNKYVCDKFKQPAFVRKIIIIITNIPLLECNLYSKFFAVTQKALSFEPLQHVESMDMAVVYDIVSGTCNKAISTILPYLSAGPNVLFDLKMSNLLVFVEQLMKLLYLLVTQTPYIKFSDKFTVQQWCVEKCLTRFITTQTLEFIHLILNQILTLETGSFRGTFVAHYYDAVTSKSIEGFCLKILQGIMCTCPSTRRFEALYHILEAKESGSIVYRQTLIDELVISSYYERYRIAYQGYIAEVEHVPEAVTTVSKVICKIHSDKIPFTERLLLLSTHNIHILELPKPQHFDDLDHVKLDIKHALKGKYILKKLSEIIIYESLTENVSIQSTQSTSTYDNENDALNLTCKIVPTSLCYMRLKVDCDVVELIFTKSADYHNLLAKLSHVKPTITKLPEALLKSINITTLQCDKFDKVLSLGWEQLSVYSFDWQKGEESAPETHEFGMLEKVTFGENLTVLVKFKDSKEKSLTFLSDSSLQSFKRALAQALYNLENSGKWKRTIDFH